Genomic window (Culex pipiens pallens isolate TS chromosome 3, TS_CPP_V2, whole genome shotgun sequence):
GCTGCATCGCTCAAACGAAACgcgcaagttctacaagaaGCTCAACGGATCCCGAAACGGCTTCACGCCGCGAgtcgaaatgtgccgggataaaaATGGAGCTATCTTGACgaacgagcgtgaggtgattgacaggtggaagcagcacttcgatgAACACCTGAATGGCGCAGAAGCAGAGGCAGGGGTCCAAGGCGGCAGGAGAGAGGACTTCATCGGTACAGCGGGAGAAGGAGAGGAGCCAGTtcccacgatgagggaagttaaggatgccatcaagaagctgaagaacaacaaagcagcgggtaaggatggtatcggtgctgaactcatcaagatgggcccggagaAGCTGGCGTCCTGTCTGCACCGACTGATAGTCAGGGTCTGGGagtcagaacagctaccggaggagtggaaagagggagtaatatgcccgatctacaagaagggggacaagttagATTGTGAGAACTACCGTGCCATCACAatcctcaacgcggcctacaaagtgttctcccagatcctcttcaGCCGCCTATCGCCAATAGCGGAAGGTTTTGTTGGAAGTTATCAAGCCGGATTCGTCATGGGGAGATCAACAACCGACCAAATCTTCACTGTGcgacaaatcctccaaaagtgtcgcgagtaccaAGTCCCTACGCACCACCTTTTCATCGACTttaaagccgcgtacgactcagtcgatcgcgaagagctatggaaaatTATGGACGAGAACggttttcccgggaagctgatcagactgaTCAAGATGACGATGGATGGGGCTAGGTGTTGTGTGAAGATATCGGGTGCGGAATCGGACTCGTTTACTTCACTTGGGGGGCTTCGGCAAGGCGATGGGATCTCTTGTCTTTGTTTCAATGTCGTGCTAGAAGGTGTTATGAGACGAGCGGGCTTCAATATGCGGGGCACGATCTTCAGCAAGTCCAACCAGTTCATCTGCTtcgccgacgacatggacattgttggCAGAACGTTCAAGGCGGTTGCGGATGCGTACACCGActtgaagcgggaagcagagAAGGTTGGGCTAAgggtgaatgtggcgaagacaaagtacctgctggcaggaggaaccgagtcccttagggctcgcattgGGCCAAGCGTTACAATCGACGGGGACGAATTCGAGGTAGTGGAGGAGTTTgtatacctcggatcgttggtaaCGTCGGACAACAGCTGCAGCagggaaattcggaggcgcatcatcgcTGGAAGTCGTGCCTATTTCGGTCTTCACAAGAGCCTAAGGTCCCGGAAATTCTCCCTACATACGAAGTGTTCCATCTACAAGtcgctgataagaccggtcgtcctctacgggcacgagacgtggacaatGCTCGAAGAGGACTTACGAGCGCTAAGCGTCTTCGAACGTCGAGTGCTAAGGACCATCTTTGGCGGCGTATATGAGAACGACGGATGGCGGCGGAGAATGAACCACGAACTTGCACAACTCTACAACGAACCAAGCATCCGGAAGGTCGCGAAGGCTGGACGGTTGCAGTGGGCCGGTCATGTTGCAAGGATGCCGGAACGTACCGAGCAATTGAGCCAACGGAACCAGAAGATCAATCCTGCGAAGTTGGTGTTTGTGTCGGAACCGGTAGGAACAAGACGTAGGGGGGTGCAACGTGCGAGGTGGGTGGACCAAGTGGAGAGCGATCTAGAAAGTGTGGGTGCACCGCGAAATGGGAGACATGCAGCCATGGACCGAGCTTGTTGGCGGAGAATCGTGCAGCAGGCCAAGCTAATGGTGTAGCGCcaataaaagtaaagtaaagtaagtaataaattgtccacgagggggggggggggaggagtgtccacgtggtttgtggatggtcccttagtaAGGTTTTTGAATTAGGTAACTATCCAAGGATAAGCCGTTTGATGAATCTTAAATCTAGTTTTCATTCAGATTTggctttcaaaaaagtacacattAATATCCCTTAAGTGGTCGTTacttaagacagggttgccaaattttcaaacttattgATTCATTTGGAggttattttgatcaaaaatcgaaCGATACGTCTAATGATAGATTAACACTTTTTATAATTAGTGCACTTTTTAAGCAGCTCCTTAAGCAGGAAATATGAAACATAAGTATTTTTAATGGTTCTTTAAACGTTGCACTACTCGTCgcacaaaaaactgaaaatttactGAGATATTCACTATTATCTTGCTTTTCCTTctgttaaaaaatcaacaaaaaaattaaaatatccgCAATAGTGCCAATCGTCATCCTATAATTTATCAAACCACGACCTCATCCCATCCTGTCAGGCTCAAACGGCAGCAGATGTGTTGCTGACTCCATCCAACATTCCTCGGCGCGCAAGGTAATATAAGACACCTTAATCAATTGAACCCGCGCGTCTGTCGCGGGACTCTCGCGTATAAGGTGCTCACCAGCGGTGATGCGCACACTCTATAATTTTCCTCCACCGGCGGCGATCGCTATCGATTCTTGTTCAATTCAAAtgactatttttaaatctattccGCGCCGTCTGTCGGCGTCGGAGCGGATCATCCTCGGTTAGAACTCACTAGTATTTGTGCGATGCTTAAGGTGAAGTACTGTGCTGTAGATGAGActattcttaaaatttattctaaaaGCTGTTCCATTCAATTTAATAACAGCTTTACGTTTGCCGAGAGCAGAGGATTCATTGAAAATAATCGTTCACGCGGACGTCATTGCTTGGCACTTGTTCGCTGAACACAGGTAAATAAATTCCAACGCCATTCATGGTTCAATCACACAGTTTATTCACACATTTTTCCGCAGTTCGTCTCAATTGAACTTTTTCAACTTGCTGTAGCTCTGCCCCACGTGATGCCCGACGTGGCCTTGCTCATCAACCAAGTGCAGCTTCTGTGGCCGCACGATTGTCTTCACGATGGCCTCGAATCCGTTCTTGTCATCGGCGCGATACTCCACGATCCGCTGGGTGCCGTCCGGTTCGTCCAAAGTATATCCGCCCTTCACGATGTCTCCGTCCCGCATCTCCCACTGACTCTTGTGGTCTCCAGTTTTGGTGTCCTTGACCCCGTACTCAAACTGATACTTGGGATACGAGTGGAAGTCGCCATGATCTCCAGCCAGTTCACTCTCCACCTCGCCCAGATGATGCGGCTTCTTGAGCTCCTTAATTCCTTTGGACTTGATCACTCCCCCAATCTCGTGATGCTTCACGGGAACCTCGTGCAGGATGTCCGTTCGGTAGCTGGATCCCCCCAGCTTGGCAGGCTCCACCGTAATGAACACCACGGCGGACAGCAGAAGCAACGACTTGAACATCTTCAGGAACTTTAATGGTTACGTAACCAGTGGTAACACGGAACTGATTGAACCTACCCCAAAGATATTGGTTTTTATATTGTGGTATCTTCTTCAGTTCCTCTGCCTGGCAGAGTGTTTGATCCGGATAGCACACCCTCATTTTTGACGGGCGGCCTCATCGATGCAACGGTCGAGTGCGTGCCACGCGCCGCTCAGAGACTGGCTGGGGCGATGGACTAGTTCTGATAGCTGGTGTTAATGGTTTTGCATGTGGTTAAGGAGTAAACTAGAACCGTGACCGTCTGAACTTGCTACGTTTAAATATTCACTCCAGATAACGGTATCATCAATTTGATTAAGTATAGAAACATAGATAGAACTGATAAAGTTTCtagattaaaattaaacttttttcagtaaaatcgttgtatcttgccaatagttcattttagtttgagatctactttgattattatgtaaaattttccggggaacacgatggtaatgaaataaaacaaataaaaatataaggaattggtcaaaactgaattttaatactaaaacgttaaaatataatattataagACATTTaaggattaaaattttattttgaatcgaattccttggacaattttctataaaactcaacctgtagaaagtcttttgcttaaGTAGTAAAGCTATGATAAAAACGTTTttcaaaacgacgacgacggtgtcaAAACTAGAGGGATGGtacaatcagcaccaaacttgggatttttgttaactatcgatagatgaacgttccctccaagtttggtccaaatcggtgaaggtcgaatccaaaagtgtactcagttgacctggaatgacccatattgttTGGAAAATGTTGGGGAAAGTAAAGCTAGAACTGCAATTCATCTGGCTCACAAAGAAAGTTATtgttaaaatcgaatttgtcatccatttttaaacactgtttgaaaatatttgatttttttttttttctataaactcatgttttaaaaattcatatcttTGGTACCAGATTTTGAAGCATCCAAAAATGTAGCGaagagatgtttttttttcagtcatctaaaacatatcataaaaagtcgaaagtaaacataatgttttttttttcggaattcagcACTAATACAAGTAATCAGGATTTTTCCATGCATCATTTTCTGTAAAATCATAAGTCCTTAGGGATCGTTCATAAACTACGGTTtccaaattgtaaattttacccctgcaagacaagccttaatcataactttggtgaagacactaaatcaatccgaaaatcctttctcaagaCACAGATTTTCACATACCTATCGAGGgaaaactaaaaattcaaaatgggttCTTTTGACATTggaaatgcatggacaaagattcatcaaaataaaattataaaaaattacaaatcatgaacaaaattgaaactttggAGAATTACTCTTGAATAAATAAGAATGTTAGTGTTTCAAAGATTTTTATAACATCagaaaatttacatgttttgttGCATTCATGTcgttataaattttgtttaatatgtACGTTAAGATAATCAACAAATCGTTTGATGATATTTGATGAACAAATAGGCCatagcaattatttttcaacgttTCTGTCGACCCCTCCCATTTTTCCTAACCtgtaaaaatcagaaaatgtttttatttatacatcaaaatttcaataattcttGCGTTGAAGTCATTTTGGCATATTCATAAAACacattaagggtgcacagcaacgaagaaagttgttgtctttttattccaagattgtcaaacttacggaccaaatcctgcaacaacggaattgtaaaattagtcaaactttgttgtaaataactctttgggcagtactttaggggctgaataaaaaatatttcaatagtatccgtaattttgaagatacaaaaatgtctgtaacaaaaatctgggtgcaaaagctctggttgatgtgcaccgttaataattaaaattaaattttgataatatgattttttgagccaTCATTTACAACAAGgcgcaaaatgaagattttttcagcacgagtcgtacatttatccaacgaggttaccgagttggataaatacgatgagtgcctaaaaatcaagttttacaatgagttccatacaacattttttgcaattccgaaaaacacccttttgcaattccgtcgtgaaactacttacttttcctgtcattcttgaacgacaaaaaagcctacttttctgtatcaaaaataacagaatcgaatagcagcacttttcacaataaatgctgaaaagttctacttttcagcactgaaatgggtgctgaaaagttgaacctttcagcacttgtttcgaaaagcaacacttttcaacattttttttatatttaaacgatttattgacaaaatacatgaaaattttacttaaaatttcactctttctcttcgtatttatccaactcggtgaacctcgttggataaatgtacgactcgtgcagaaaaaatcctctttttgcaacttgttgcataaactactatttcaatggTATTCATCCATCCATTTCGGCATTTGTTTTAAAAGCGTTTccatttgattctgttatttttgtagCGAAAAGTAgactgtttcgtcgttcgttgATAACAGCAAAAATAAGTAGTTACACGAcgtaatcacaaaaaaaaacattgatactATTTAAGTAATCCTGTTTATCAAGCTCCCATaattaaacgaaactattggcactacgccccccggggcatggccttcctctaacgtgggatttctgctccagcgcctctgacgagacaggagaaaccgggaccgacgttttacttcaccatccgatagaagctcagtggataaggcgggaatcgaacccgcgtctcatagcatcatcgggatcgttcaaaatttcataattagcattattgaaattttgaacttttcaaaatttgtggaAATCTTCTACCTCAAGTACTTTAAAAATTTCTCTACCACGTTCAGTGACATTTCATAACCAATTCCGTTCACGATTAATgcatatttttgcctttcttactaaagaaaggtataggttttactttaagccaggacgtcatttccagcttcgtaaatatgtcgattcagcatgaattttaaaccgaaaaaatcTACACAAGTTgacaagttgagcttcgaatactggcgcgagaatgctggcgcatatgtttcggctcgacttatactcgttcgtagtagcttgtctaccgatgtttccttcaacatgtaagatatcgtagcttttcggtttcttttgctctgtccgtttttgcataactgtccaatgttaatgcaaaaacttttttgacataggacattcatccgggtacaatcaatttgtttcccgtgtgctcctaaaatcgcctttaagtaggcttcatttgtCG
Coding sequences:
- the LOC120421628 gene encoding uncharacterized protein LOC120421628, with the protein product MFKSLLLLSAVVFITVEPAKLGGSSYRTDILHEVPVKHHEIGGVIKSKGIKELKKPHHLGEVESELAGDHGDFHSYPKYQFEYGVKDTKTGDHKSQWEMRDGDIVKGGYTLDEPDGTQRIVEYRADDKNGFEAIVKTIVRPQKLHLVDEQGHVGHHVGQSYSKLKKFN